In Tamandua tetradactyla isolate mTamTet1 chromosome 7, mTamTet1.pri, whole genome shotgun sequence, the following are encoded in one genomic region:
- the LOC143690109 gene encoding olfactory receptor 6C2-like, whose amino-acid sequence MRNHTAITTFILLGLTDDPKLQVVLFVLLFLTYMLSVAGNLTIISLTLLDSHLKTPMYFFLRNFSFLEVSFTTVCIPRFLYTMTTGDNTVTYNACATQLFFVVFFAATEFFLLAAMSYDRYVAICKPLHYTTIMNNRVCTILVLCCWFAGLLIILPPLGIGLQLEFCDSNVIDHFGCDTSPILQITCSDTVLIEKIVLIFAVLTLIITLMCVVLSYTYIIKTILKFPSAQQRKKAFSTCSSHMIVVSITYGSCIFIYIKPSAKEEVAINKVVSVLTTSVAPLLNPFIYTLRNKQVKEAFKGTVKRIAFLTRQ is encoded by the coding sequence ATGAGAAATCATACAGCAATAACTACATTTATCCTGCTAGGATTGACAGATGACCCAAAGCTACAAGTTGTGCTTTTTGTATTGTTGTTTCTCACCTACATGCTGAGTGTGGCTGGAAACCTGACCATTATTAGCCTCACACTTTTGGATTCCCATCTTAAAAcacccatgtattttttcctccgAAATTTCTCCTTCTTAGAAGTCTCATTCACCACTGTCTGCATTCCCAGATTCCTGTACACTATGACAACTGGAGATAATACTGTTACCTATAATGCTTGTGCCACCcaattattttttgttgtcttCTTTGCAGCAACAGAATTTTTTCTCCTTGCTGCCATGTCCTATGATCGCTATGTGGCCATTTGtaagcctctccattacacaaCCATCATGAACAACAGAGTATGCACTATACTTGTCCTCTGTTGCTGGTTTGCTGGCCTGTTGATCATCCTCCCACCTCTTGGCATAGGGCTTCAGCTGGAATTCTGTGACTCAAATGTGATCGATCATTTTGGCTGTGATACATCTCCCATTCTACAGATAACCTGCTCAGATACAGTGCTTATAGaaaaaattgttttgatttttgctGTGCTGACACTCATTATTACCCTCATGTGTGTGGTTCTCTCCTACACATACATCATCAAGACAATTCTAAAATTCCCCTCTGCCCAACAAAGGAAAAAGGCCTTTTCCACTTGTTCTTCCCACATGATTGTGGTTTCCATCACCTATGGCAGCTGCATCTTCATCTATATCAAACCTTCAGCAAAGGAAGAAGTGGCCATTAATAAGGTGGTGTCGGTGCTCACCACTTCAGTTGCCCCTTTGCTTAACCCCTTCATATATACACTTCGAAACAAGCAAGTGAAAGAAGCCTTCAAAGGCACAGTGAAAAGGATTGCATTTCTCACAAGGCAGTAA